Within the Gadus chalcogrammus isolate NIFS_2021 chromosome 20, NIFS_Gcha_1.0, whole genome shotgun sequence genome, the region agaggagggggcagtAGAGGGGGTAGGaaccagggggaggagagaaggggggactGCCATTTCTGCTGGTCTTCAGGGTTATTGAATATTATGGAATATATGAATGGCTTATCTTGGTAGATGCGTACAGCGTGCACAGAAGCGATCGAGACCAGCAGTACCAGCGCCCACAGCTCACAGAGGAGACTGAGCTCATTCTGAACATGAGAAGCTATCATACGCTCTGGATGAATGTCTTTTGCAAGAACACAGCCCCAGTATGTGAGTTAGTGGGCTACAGCCCTGAGCAGATTGTGTTGTGTGGTTACATGTGTAGACTGGGAGGAGAATGGTCTGCATCGGTGACGCACACATCAGTCATGGTGGTGAAAATGGCGTTTTTTTCGCGGCAGGTGAAAGAGTTAGGCAGACGCTTACACAGGTCACATGCTCCTCATCGCTGTAGTCAAAGACGTCCACCTTCTGCTTGAAGGAGTCCAGGATCTCGCCGTGTCGCGCCATGTCCGTGGCCAGGATCAGCGTGATGGTGCTCTgtcacataaccacacacacaaactagtgACTCTCCAGAAAATGAGTCAAAGCAGGACACAAACTAGCTCAGTTCTCATGACGCCCTACAGTACAGCAGTGTTAGCACatgcttttaaccaaagcaacTTCCCAAACAATGTACAATTTTAGTAAATCCAAATATAAGTTGTCTACTTTATTGGATAGCCCTTTATTACATTTCCTGTCTTCACAGGCCGCATTAAACAAGACCTCTCATCCATCGTCACGATGGAGAAGAAACTTTGAGAAGCAAGATAGAAAGAGCTtccccctccttccagggagggTAAGGAGTCCAGTTGTGGCCATAATTGGCATACACACAGATTTACTTCAGACCCTGGAGTGCAGACAGTGCGGCTATAGAGGGGCACAGAATACGCGGTCCTGACCTGGCGGATCTGTTTGAAGGCCTCAGGGTCGAAGCTGGCAAAGATGTTGCAGTCGGGCTGGGAGAAGATCTGGAAGGCTATGGCACAGTGATGGTTCTCGAGGGGAGAGATGTCGTTGTAGCGCACCGCTAGGTCTGTCCGAGCATTGACCTGGTACCtggcagagagacatagagatggagggagagagatagagggaggggggcgggatggagggagagagagagatagagggaggggggatggagggaagaaGGATGAAGGGAgcgatataaagagagagagtagaaggATTGTAGCAAATAAATAGTAATTATAGCGATTTGTCCAACTAGCGGAAGTAAATCCATAAATGACTCTGTACCTggacctgtgtgtgagtgtgtgtttaagagtgtgtgttctTACGTGTTGTTGTATCCAGGATGATCCAGGTCGTGACACACAGCTGCGGTCATTAGAATCAAGATGTCCACTTGAGTGAACTTCtcctgagaaacacacacacgcacacaagaatacaaacacaagcccaaatacaaacacacatacacacacacacacacacacacacacacacacacacacacaaacacacattattttattttgctagCAGTTCAATGGCCACACACATCGATAAGGTGTGTGTTTCCGTGATAGCCTGATGGTGAATTTGTGAGAGAATGAGGAAGGAAGCAAAAGGGTGGGGAGACACAgttatagagagggagggagagggagggagagggagcgagagagtgtgtgagagagatagagagaaacagagagagagtgagagtgtgagggacagtcagagagggagagagagagtgaaagagagtaTAATAATGAATAAGAAGTGTCTACATTAGCACATGATTAAGGGAAGCCTCTTAATGAACGGCCCGACTGTGAGATAACAGAACCGCCTGGGAGGGGTTGTCATTGGCAACAGGGAAGCCTCTGTTCATTGGCAGCCTcccctcacacagacacacatacttgCCCTTGACATAAATACCGTCCGATGTCACAAATACAGTGTATGAAGCAGAGTCGCACTAGCGGAGTATCTACAGAAGAGTACCCTTACCTGGAGGCTGCACTGGCAGATCATGCTGTACATCATCTGCGTCACACAGAAACAATGGCGGAAGTTGTGGAAGGGGTTATTCCTGTAGTTGTCATGGATACATAactaaagagagaaacagagaggagatGTCAACGCTGATTTAAAGCCAAGTCTGACAGGGACACAAGAGCCAGAACATCTCTCCCACAATATCATGAAAGTGCTtcaaaaaacaagacaaaataaCATACGTAAggtggccgagagagagagaggcgggggggggggggggggggagagaacgtACTAGCCATCGCTTGAGTGTGATGGGGTTGATGGTGAAGTCCTTCACCAGCCCTAAGTCGTGGTACATGTGCTCTAGACAGCTCAGCATCTGGGGGGGAAAACAGAGAGCGATCCACTCTAAATACATGCAAATGGTTGAGGGTCCTAGACTTATTATAGACACTGACTGATTTTACAATTACATACTATCTACCCTTTTTAGGATTCAGCATGTGTTCTTTAGCAAGATTTAAAAAGAAACTTAATTTTCGAACAAACACAGTTCTTAGTAGCCATTTTGGAACAAAATTTTTATCAGAAAATATCTAAAAGCTCAGTTTTTTTCCATTTGTATGTTGTCTTCTCGTCTAGCAGCTGAAGTACTGCACTATGATCTAGAAGCAGGGGCTTTGCAGGGGAACCCCTCGGTCTGCAAGTGTAGTAGTGAAATAAAACAGGGCCTACCCCAAGTAGTGCCATAGCCGAGACAATAAGATTgtgcatttcctttttttcattAAACATTGTAACATGTTTGTTCAATGTGGAACTTTGTCTTACTAACATAGTCCGTTACTTTTGATTTGTACCATATTTTCTGCCTGCAGTACCAATCTCTGATCAAATGAAAGTGAACCATTGATTAATTGTTGATGTCGATGGTATAAAGGTATCGATTATGGTCAGGTGGTCTATCTCACCTCATTGGGTTCCCACTGCCAAGCATCAAATGTAGGCTGTCTGAGCGCTTCCACTGTCTCCTTAGACAGAtggtactacacacacacacacacacacacacacacacacacacacacacacacacacacacacacacacacacacacacacacacacacacacacacacacacacacacattcaaacacacactcccacacacgcacaaacgcaaacatacacgcacaaacacacacacaaacacacacacacacacacacacacacagtcccacacaTGCTCGCAAAtacacccacaaacaaacacgcatgcatgcacggacacacacataccaaacacacacacgcacaggcacacgtgcacacggaggaggggagagggggggagggtatggagaaggagcgagagaaaagagagagaaaagagagacagtGTTTTGGAGTTAGGCTTGTTCACATGGCTGAGCTGTGGTCCTTACCTCATTGGCTTCCCACAGCCAGACATCGAAGCCAGGCTTTCTGAGGGCGTCTATGGTCTGTGGTGACAGCATGTACTGCAGACAACACAGGGTCGGTTAACCCTCACGTCTCTGGCTCAGGACCACCTCAGACCACACAGGGTCGGTTAACCCTCACTGTCTCTGGCTCAGGACCACCTCAGACCACACAGGGTCGGTTAACCCTCACTGTCTCTGGCTCAGGGCCACCTCAGACCACACAGGGTCGGTTAACCCTCACTGTCTCTGGCTAAGGACCACCTCAGACCACACAGGGTCGGTTAACCCTCACTGTCTCTGGCTCAGGACCACCTCAGACCACACAGGGTCGGTTAACCCTCACTGTCTCTGGCTCAGGGCCACCTCAGACCACACAGGGTCGGTTAACCCTCACTGTCTCTGGCTCAGGGCCAGCTCAAGCACACGTTTTAAcatacgtgtgggtgtgtgtaggggcGCATGCACACTGTGTTTTGGACCTCATTACACACTCTGACAGATGTTGTAcgtatgtctgtgtgggtgcgtgtgcgtgtgtgtgtgtgtgtgtgtgtgtgtgtgtgtgtgtttgcaaatataaatattaatattctgCTCTCACACAAAATCTTAAAACATCACTCAATATAAATCCTCTCTGCCACCTTGTGattatagtgtatatatatataagtatatttgCCATTATTGATGTGAGACTTCAGTCAGTTAATGGGATTAAAGAGGAGGGGTTCAAACTAACAACAACTCAGCTGATCTTGATTGGTCAAACACTGTGCCTATCCAACGAGGTGGGAGGGGCATTGCAGAATGTATGCCTCACACTGCCCTGGGTGTCCCTGGGAACAAACCCATACCCTGACTGGTGCAGGTCTTTGAGCTCACCTTGGGGTAGGAGGGCACGTCCCTGCGCGGCGTCATCTTCTTGTTGTCCTCCAGGTAACTGCTACAAGCCGACCCAACAAGAGAAAAACCTTCAGTCAGTCATGGTGAAATCAACTGATTATATGATGATGAGCTGAATTCATTATTATAGTctagtcatgaaataaacaaaaggaTACTTTGGTAGTACTGGTTTTTTACGTCTCTACGAGAAGATATATCCTTGAAAGAACTATCAAATATCTCAAAATGAGGCTCTTTGTTTTCCTGCTAAAGTTTGTTAAATCCAAACTTGAATATGAAATACAAAGGGCTTGGCTTTGATAATTAGAGTTCCTGAGAAGGCATCCACCTAATGAGCCACCCTATAAATTAATCCTAATGACCTTCTAACGAGGTGCCTCCTAACAAGCTGCCTCCTAACGATATAGCTCCTAATACGCTTGTTGATCAGATCAGTCGGATTGTTCGATAAAGATGGAGCTCTCACTGTATCAATGCTACTCATATTAAGGTCATTGCCCtcacaagacagacacacagcctttACCAATCACATTGTAATCGTGTGATATGTAACCTATTAATATTAGGACTGCAATCATAAGCCGATGCACTGATAACTCTTGTATTGCTGTGAATTCCAATGTCTAAACATAAGGCATCtgctaatgtacatattgatcacTGCCATGAAGCTGGgagtgaagatgatgatgagga harbors:
- the LOC130372940 gene encoding high affinity cGMP-specific 3',5'-cyclic phosphodiesterase 9A-like isoform X4, producing the protein MLEKRVELEGMKVVEIEKCRSDIKKLREEMASRNNSSYLEDNKKMTPRRDVPSYPKYMLSPQTIDALRKPGFDVWLWEANEYHLSKETVEALRQPTFDAWQWEPNEMLSCLEHMYHDLGLVKDFTINPITLKRWLLCIHDNYRNNPFHNFRHCFCVTQMMYSMICQCSLQEKFTQVDILILMTAAVCHDLDHPGYNNTYQVNARTDLAVRYNDISPLENHHCAIAFQIFSQPDCNIFASFDPEAFKQIRQSTITLILATDMARHGEILDSFKQKVDVFDYSDEEHVTCLKMVLIKCCDISNEVRPMEVAEPWVDCLLEEYFMQSDREKTEGLPVAPFMDREKVTKPTAQIGFIKFVLIPMFETVMKLFPQIEDVMVQPLRESRDRYEELKQIDDAMNEVKKKKSENLTIGKKK